TTAATGTTTAAAAGATGGCGAAGATCTTCAACATTGTTATTTGGTGGATTATGAAACAATGTTTCATTTGGCATGACTCTTTCTTCGCTCTGCCGTTCAGTGAGGTAGCTACAGTTATAACTACTATTTGTCCCATTATAATATAGAGTTTCATAATGACCATTTCTTTGACCAGTGGCATTGAAGGTAGCCTCGTCATCATGCAGCTGATCGTGATACAACGTTTCATCAGGGGTGAGTCTTCCATGAGTATGAATTGCAAGGCTGTAATGgccatcatcatcttcattgaTTGGCGAGTTACGATGCAGTAGTTCATAGGGCATGTGTGTTCTCTGATCCTGTGTAACTGTAGGGTAAGCAGCTTCATTAATATTTTGTCTATTATGAAACAGCATGTCTTCAGTAATGTACCTTCCATGACCCTGCCTAGTACCAAGGTTGGTAAcaatatcattatcatcataattagaccttttatgAGACGATGTTTCATTAGCCACAGATCTTCTGTGACTCTGATTGGTATCATGGTAGCTGTCTTCAGTGTAATTATTTGATGTATCTTGATACAATGCTTGACCATAGGACTGATAACTCTCATTGCTACCACCATATGACATTCTATCTGCAGAATTGCTCCTGTAAGTTTGCATTGGATGAACAATTTCTGTATCTGTTGGTATATGAATCAGATTGTGATCTCGGACATTCCTACCATAACTCTCATTTGCAGGTTGATGTGTTTCAGCACTGTGCATCCGGTCATCATCAGCAATTGTTGATGTACTACTATGTCTATGGTTTGTGGCACGTCGTGCGTCTTCAATGTAATTTGAAACATTGGCAATCAAATCTCTGGGCATATCATCACCAGGTAAATTTCTGTCATAACAAATCTTTGTAGCATAATCCACGTCTAAAGTATGCTGATGTTCATGTCTTCTTTCTCTCAGTGTAGTGGTGTCTCTATGAGAATGGCATGACCTTGCTGTCAATGTGTTGGGTTTATCAACAGGCTCTGATTTAACATGAACTGGTGGGCTTTCAGGTCTACTTTCTCTCAGTGTAGTAGTCTCTCTTTCAAAATAGTAAGACCTTGATGTCATTGTGTTGTGATCATCATCGGGCTCTGATTTAACACGAACAGGCACTTCTTTGTTCAGCCACTCTCCTTCCGTGTCATTCCAAAACCCTCTGCTTGTTGCATAACTCCGTGAGCATGAGATTTCTTGATAACGCATGTGTAGTGGCAAATCCTCATCACTTTCGATTCTCTCTCTCTTGATTTTTCGAGCAGACTCTGAGAAATCTTCAGCCTTCTCTTCTTCAAACTCCATCCCTTTCCTCTTGTGAATGCGATCGTTTATGTGTTCAGTTTTGCGGCGTAACAAGTAATCCCATGCTCGTTCGCCACTTGCTGCTGCAGAATGTGAAGACGAGTCGTCAGCATCATCTCTTTTTGTAGACTCTCTGCTGATCCGAGAACTTCGGGTGCGCGGTCGTCGACTGTAATATCTGGAGCTCATTTCAAAACTCCTTTAGTTTCCAGCTTAATTCTTCGGTACTCCTAAAAGctttctaggctaaaaaagGCAAATTATCAAGCCAAACTTCTTCAAAGAAACAAGAACCTTGTCCTGTTTGCAAAGATGGCGAATAAGCTGACGAACCAAGCCTTGATGCCTGAAGCGGAAGTACTGGGTCAAAAAAGCTGCGTCAGGATGCCGCGGTGAATTGTGGTTACGTCTGATTCAAAATGACGGAAAGATACAGCTTTAGTTTGACAactttcaggtactttttattccttttttcttttccttttccctcatttttggtttgaaattaaTTGAAAACAGTCTAGCTAACTGTCTACGGAATTAGATGCAGATTGAGTGAAAAATATCCATGAAATCGATGGCCGGATTTTCGGCTTTCGATGAAAACTTTGGGTTAAGGTTAAAAAGAGAGGATGAAATTAATCACATTGTcttgttgttaattttttcttaCTCCTTATGAAGGGTTTTTTGGACGGTTGTAAGACGTTAAATTTGGAAATAGTGAAGATGTTTTAATTGCCCATCGATTCTTTCGTAGTCATGTTTAAGCTCCAGTAGAGTTAGCACGTGTCACCTGGTCAGGTGTTTTCGAATGTCAATTTCACTGCGGCAAAGGCAGGGGATTTTTTTAAAGCCGTGAACAGTACTAGCCAGCCCATCAGAacaattttatttaaacaatgattgaaaaagaaaacagacatAAGCACAGTATCTGTGATCATCAAACTTGTTTGCAATAATCCCCTTAATCCTGTTGAGGGTGGTGGAAGGTAAGGGTGAGGGGTGGGGGTTGTTGAGATCTGGAGCTCCTTATTCTGAATTAGTctgaattcattttttttgtaccCATATTCTCTAGAAGCCTAAATTCGCCACCATATCTCAGGCACGGGACTGTTTTACATATATCCCTATTTGCCCTTCGCCTCCTCCTCATCATTGCCATGACCATTTTAAAGTTGCCATCATTTTCATTGTCACCATCATTGTCAGTGGCAGCATTTTGTGTGTTCTAATTTTTACCACTTTATTCTGTCCCCATTAATCTCTAGTCCCTCAGGAAAGCTTGTGCAGATTGAATATGCTCTGGCAGCAGTTGCTGCAGGAGGACCTTCAGTGGGAATAAAAGGTAAACTGACATGCCAACATGAACTTCATAAAATGTCTTTTGAGTGTTGTCATTGCATTATCCAGTACAGTAGAACCGCTCTGTACGGACACCTGCTTAATACCAATACTCGTGTATACCAGAGATTATGTTTGTGCTGACGAAAAGCTCAAATGTTTTCCCTAACATTAACCTGTTCACTACAGACATCGGTTAATATGGACAATGGACACCTTTCTGGGTCCTGAGTTACAAACCCTCATATATCATCTAACCCCCTTTTACAGACACCGGTTGCCTGCACATTGTGTATTTCATTGTCACGATAAAACTTATTATGTACTTATTGCAGACATTGTACTCAGTTAAAATGATGACAGATTTCTATGAGTTAAATTATTTTAGTAGTAAAATTGCTTGACATGTTTGAAGTCCGTCTTTCTTCCCTTGTTTGACCCTTGTACTGAAGccgttaaataaagttgttaccTCCTACTACACAAGTTTGACTTTCTTAGTATTTTGCTGCATAGTCTTGGGTCCCACCATTCTTCCTCTTTGTCTGTTTTAGGCATAAAACAAACACCTGGGTACTATGGACTTAATGACATGTCCACATTAActgggttccactgtattgtaATATATGTAGCTCACCAAACTACCAAATTGATTGTCTTCAACAAATCAACATCCCTTGTTTACATTCTTAGAAGTCAGAAAAATGGTGTCAGAAAACTCAGTTGGCCCTGGTTGTAGTTTTACTGGAAATGGgactgtttcattttttacGCAGACAcagaagttttttcttttatttttttttcagcagagTGCAATTGAGAATGTTTGACTGAAACTCAGTCTAGAAATGTTTTATAAGTATACTGGATAAATGGAATGGCTCAGACATTTCAACTCCCTTTGCAGCAAAATAGGGAGACACTTTTTAGCTCCGAAGGAGCTGATATATACATGTATCAGCTAAGAAATGAGCCTCTAGGAGGTTCGccccagaaaatttggcaaattaAGGTTCTCTTAAGTGCCATTTCGTTCATTTTGAGATCATTTCTGAGTTATTCTATAGGGTCTTTATTCTTATCATAGTGTAATATCTAATGCTTTACCCTCAGTAAAACCATTGTTCAAACCTAAGGAAAAGTTTTGAAAGGTTACAGGCAACTTAGCTTGTCAATCCACTTATCCTTACATTTGTGTGTGTTATTTCTTAAGCCTCCAATGGAGTTGTCCTTGCTGCTGAGAAGAAACAGAAATCTGTTCTGTACGATGACAGCACAATCAACAAAGTGGAAATGGTAACCAAAAATGTTGGTATGGTTTACAGTGGAATGGGACCAGACTATAGGTATGGATAAAGGATGATGGACCTTGATGGATTGAGGTTTTAGGGTTGATTTAACGTTTACCATATTAAACACTGTCCTGATCACCTAATACACTCCAGCGATATAATTTAACTCTTGGTAGCCCTGGCTATTAGAACTTGTTGGCCCCTGGCAAATTATTTTTCCTCAGGGCGACTAAATGTAACTTATACAGTTTGTAGGTAAAATGTGTTCTCAGATTAAGCCATTAGTCAACCTATGTTAGCAACCTACGTTAGTGTGATtcagaatttcttttgtttcctagCCTGAATTATTCATAAGAGACAAATGAAATTCTTGTATAACCCGAGAACTGATTTTTAGTGAAGCATAAACACTTAGCACCCAAGATTTGATAAGTTTAGAGGTTTTGCGCTTATACCTTTTCTTTGATTACATCTTTGACTAGTATTATTAATGATAACAAAGCACACTAAGCAAAACTTTTAATCCTAACTTAcctgataaaaaattaacttgatttTCACGGTTAAGTGTACTTGTTGCTCGCATATGCATGATGTCAAATAGTATGCTTCTTTTCTTGCAGAGTTCTCGTACGTCATGCCAGAAAGATTGCCCAACAGTATTTTTTAATGTATCAGGAAGAAATCCCTACAGCTCAGCTGGTTCAAAAGGTTGCATCTGTCGTTCAAGAATATACTCAATCagggtaaaaaaatgtttatttctttctgTGCGAAGTATCATGTCTGTACTCCTTTGGTACTTCTGcagaatttattattattatattttttgaacagtttttattgaattaaagacaagttttacaatgttatttaagaataaacattaattaaataaatcaaattataTAATtctacttaaaaaaagaaaaaagaaaaaggataacaataacaacgaaaaatatatgtatatattacaACAAAGACGATAACAATAAAGATGCCTGCTAATTTTTACGAACCTCTGTGTATCAACTACTACTAAGTGCATTAGTTACCTTCTcccatttttgaaaatgaaaaatttatataAATGAAGAATTTATACGCTGCAGCCAGACTCCACTCACTGAACTACTGGAGACTATAACAGTGGCTTTTGAGGTGAAAACATTTCAGAATATTTTTTTGCTCTTCTAGAATAGAAGAGTATGGAAGTAAATTCGTATTGTCATTTTCAGTGGTTCTGGAAATAAAAGAGAACAGCAGTTGACgctataaaataatataatattgtGAAAAGTAGCTTGTTTTAGGACTTTAGAGGTGCTAACATCGCTTATCATGTCTATTTTCAGTGGTGTGCGGCCATTTGGTGTGTCTCTTCTTGTTGCTGGCTGGGATGACGACAGACCTTATTTATTTCAGTGTGATCCTTCTGTAAGTCCAATTAAATTGTTCTTAAACCTTTCTGACATGGCTTTCAATAAGACCTGGAGCACCATTTGGAGTTCCAgcacatacatgtatgtgtatTGTGTTGTGAATCACCATCTACATGAATCCGTGCTAGATCTGCCTCAGACTGTCAACTACTTTAGCTTGCtctgaccccccctccccccatcaATTTTTTAACAGTTATTGATTTGCCAAGCTTAAGTGATAAAAAGTTCTTTAAGTTTTGAAGTGTTACTGTGCTTCATACCTGTAACATGATTTTGGCTGTGTTGACTTCTGAGCCAACTCTCCCCACATGTGTTATGGGAAATGTATAGAGAATAGAGAGGAGAATATCCATACTGATATTGTGGATTGAGTAAGTTTTGTTAAGCAATCTCATTTTTATCTCAGGGCTCCTATTTTGCTTGGAAGGCCACAGCCATGGGTAAAAACTATGTGAATGGGAAAACATTCCTGGAAAAAAGGTACAAAATCTATTTGGTGTACAGTgtaatttaaccctttaagtcccaatggtgaccaacatcaattttctgctaacgatatccatagattgtcaagagattaggttatgagagttaataaaatgatcatctaagacaaaatgctttgatcttttatcaaattcttaacacattctttaaggaaatatatagagatcagtttggagaatttgtatgtggatattggggcttaagttctgggaaactgtctaccttcccctcccctaagctaagaataacacttacttctcacttggggcaaaattttggcttaggggaggggtgggtgggtagTTTCCCTGGAACCTTAATTGATGAAGTGAAAtggcattatttttatttatgttggTTGTTTCTCTATCTTTCAAGATACAATGAAAATTTGGAACTGGAAGATGCGATTCACACAGCCATTTTAACTCTCAAGGTAAGAATCAGTCAGTTGTAATTTAAACTTTTCACAAGAAATGGCCCAGTTAAAACATAAGTATGTATTTGtgagaaaatgcaaggggtgacaggctgcacatccATACTGGCATGAAACCTTGTGTTAACCCtttatattttagctctaacgagcatgtcctttagggattttcctattttttaggaaatgataggtggttctttaaaagttggttttgtataagattccattttttcattaaaacgtCTTTTAAAGTAGACACTAAGGGCTGGTACTGTACAGCCCCCAAAATGATCCTGACCCCGAAACGACActgaccccgaaatgatccccacctgCTCCCAGGTCGACCCTGAAATGGTCCCAACCAATTCTTGGAATGGAATGGTATTTCGTCACGGAAAAAACCTCTGCTTATGGTTAAGAAAAGTTGACCTACCCATCAGCCCATGTACACGTAGATAAGCACGTTGCTTGTCTCGTGAATCTGACCCTTGCTTGGCGCGCATCCCTTGCACTTTTGTAACCTGTGAGCGGGCTCAATTGTGGAATTCGGGGAAAATGTTGAGCCTGCTCGCAGGTTACTGCCTTTGGTGCTGTTGTGGTTGACTTGTGGCCAGTCTACATGTGAGGTTGATGAGAGAAAAATGACAAGGCGACTATACCGAGTACTTATAAGTCAGATTCCCAGTCTACTTATGATTGATCATCCAATCTTTCACTCCTTATAAAAATGTTATAACCTGTATCTTTCTTTTTCACAGGAGAGTTTTGAGGGTCAAATGACAGAAGACAACATTGAAATAGGAGTATGCAACGATCAAGGCTTCCGTCGTCTTACTCCTGCAGAAGTGAAAGACTATCTTGCCTCTATTGTATCTTAATGTCCAAATCTTTTTCCTGTTGTAAGTTAAGAGCAATCTCCTTTTCACAAATAGCTAGTATTAAAGTTTCCTTTTGTGATGTGTGTATATTCTGTCTTGGTGTCTGGGAACGAGGTGAAACTTTGATATATAGTTAACTCTCCTAAGAAGGACACGTTGATGGTTTGGACCGACCCCGACAGTCCGTCTTAGACAGGTGTCCGGCTTAGAGAGAGTTGAAAAATGGGACACCAGTATAAGAAGCTAAGTCTGTGGGACGAATGCAGGTTTTTAGTAGAGGGGTTTGATGAAAGGGGGCTGCCTTCTGCGGCCCCACTGTAGGGAGGTCCGGGGGCATTctcccccggaaaattttgagaaattcaaGTCCTCGGAAACGCGATTCCCGCCATTCTGAGGCAAAGTCAACGTATTTTAATATCtcattttttaaagtgaaaatgCCATTCTCTTTGCATCAAACTATAACTAAAACCTGCGTAACAAAGATacaaatttgcatttataaAACTATGATAAAAGTATACTGCATTAATTTTATCTTTCGTCAAAGTCGGGATGGAAAAAACGTTTAAGCTTTGTTGAGCAGCAGAGGCTTAACTTTGGTATGAATTCATTGCATTTAGAttgactgtattttattttatatttatacaCGTTTTTGACGTTAGCTGTTTAAATTAAGGGGGTTTAATCGAACCCCTGGAACCTCCCTAGATCCGCCATAGAAGGCAGGACCTATTAGTCTATTAGCAAAACAGTTGAAACTAGAACAACAATGTAAGAGAAAAGTAGAATCAAGTTCTTTTTGTGCAAACAAACGTCCATCACAAGCAAATGTTTGTGGCTTAGTGGTCTAAAAGCGTAACAGTATAAAGTTTGCGAACCGGGATAAGACTACaaagtaataataacaacattTTCAATTAAATGTCATGT
The sequence above is a segment of the Porites lutea chromosome 3, jaPorLute2.1, whole genome shotgun sequence genome. Coding sequences within it:
- the LOC140930354 gene encoding uncharacterized protein, producing MSSRYYSRRPRTRSSRISRESTKRDDADDSSSHSAAASGERAWDYLLRRKTEHINDRIHKRKGMEFEEEKAEDFSESARKIKRERIESDEDLPLHMRYQEISCSRSYATSRGFWNDTEGEWLNKEVPVRVKSEPDDDHNTMTSRSYYFERETTTLRESRPESPPVHVKSEPVDKPNTLTARSCHSHRDTTTLRERRHEHQHTLDVDYATKICYDRNLPGDDMPRDLIANVSNYIEDARRATNHRHSSTSTIADDDRMHSAETHQPANESYGRNVRDHNLIHIPTDTEIVHPMQTYRSNSADRMSYGGSNESYQSYGQALYQDTSNNYTEDSYHDTNQSHRRSVANETSSHKRSNYDDNDIVTNLGTRQGHGRYITEDMLFHNRQNINEAAYPTVTQDQRTHMPYELLHRNSPINEDDDGHYSLAIHTHGRLTPDETLYHDQLHDDEATFNATGQRNGHYETLYYNGTNSSYNCSYLTERQSEERVMPNETLFHNPPNNNVEDLRHLLNIKSRGKSPVVLEMPFDPPLMQNTQDSVEDTCLPGIQSGKKDNQATAGNRTLIRTLPYPAEGVEVVYTADSVEADAWLGNNVVDCDVSAVGFDIEWKPQFVSKKKGGKENKTAVLQLAVEKSCLVLHLHHMDKMPNYLNSVLTDTKVVKVGSGILQDVTKLKRDTRLKCVGFEDTQTLARSVGVPRSSKFGLKALADRFLGVQLSKPKSVSKSNWEKFPLRIQQIHYAALDAWIGLKIYECMKRMKDAGTTVAPSHSDTSITAPPVEAISCHVCNKKVKDKVALEQHMKIVHANGETAQTTKAIPVGKIRCHVCNKKVKDKNDLTQHLNMVHAKCKCGKFFMAKIEKSHQRTCPALKADKKTWPKVSSSTSVEKEVPTLPIHVCQGCGKKCKTTEKLIEHIREVQHVSCPFCTKLLPIVSSSSHIQKCKTFLGGLWKELSTGQVSSTANG
- the LOC140930355 gene encoding proteasome subunit alpha type-2, encoding MTERYSFSLTTFSPSGKLVQIEYALAAVAAGGPSVGIKASNGVVLAAEKKQKSVLYDDSTINKVEMVTKNVGMVYSGMGPDYRVLVRHARKIAQQYFLMYQEEIPTAQLVQKVASVVQEYTQSGGVRPFGVSLLVAGWDDDRPYLFQCDPSGSYFAWKATAMGKNYVNGKTFLEKRYNENLELEDAIHTAILTLKESFEGQMTEDNIEIGVCNDQGFRRLTPAEVKDYLASIVS